A region of Polyangiaceae bacterium DNA encodes the following proteins:
- a CDS encoding DUF393 domain-containing protein produces the protein MALVLIGDLFRRWTWLKVFYSNDGVLPNHNHIFNLRDKTQVWSVLHAFTTPGENHFAFALFLLVYIGFLVGYKTRVFHALSLACLVSLGSRNILLENPGNYAAAALVFFTLFLPLGSRYSIDECLATIGMRDEKTAAELNDRSAPSDAEINAARSPGWSPMSLAALAVTLQIALILISSALWHRSDAWKAGHALHQALFVERWASDLGTAMRTAPAGLLRALSFFLVAVEWAVPVLIFIPVARRVTRGLATGLLVVYALVLGLFFSFGLYAWTLLAAATLLVPRESWELFENRFSPARLRTVIYDVDCGICMWTARLCKRLDKRGLLVFQGNDDLEGLSRRKADGSIDRADLPAAVTADLVQTSVVVVDAHGKVFTKSAAIAEIVRVMPFSSPVAFLMRLPGIAQILDVFYNAFAARRTRVSELCGLNACGIPLPADSAESEEEPASTEVPSAVRAMRFITGFVREAGVVILFVAALAQMTKENPLPFKVPQGPRLLAIVTWPRMIGRWNVLDVPSEDGVFVIDGQTRKGASVDPLTGVEPAVDPASLNARKLGQLWNDYLGRVRTREYEPYQKAFRDYLMKGGPALEGKPADEQLAGFEAYWLRYSIAAPGNVPMRALIGRDKIFMHSRGGRLGIDRLPIIKPDATRRPE, from the coding sequence ATGGCCTTGGTGCTGATTGGCGATTTGTTTCGTCGCTGGACCTGGCTCAAGGTTTTTTATTCGAACGACGGCGTTCTTCCGAACCACAACCACATCTTCAATCTGCGCGACAAAACCCAAGTATGGAGCGTGCTCCATGCGTTTACGACGCCCGGGGAAAACCATTTCGCGTTCGCCCTGTTCCTGCTCGTCTACATTGGTTTTCTCGTAGGGTACAAAACGCGTGTCTTTCACGCCTTGTCGCTCGCGTGTCTCGTGAGCCTCGGGTCGCGCAACATATTGCTCGAAAACCCGGGCAATTACGCCGCCGCGGCGCTCGTCTTCTTCACGCTGTTTTTGCCGCTCGGGAGTCGTTACTCCATCGACGAATGCCTCGCAACGATTGGCATGCGCGACGAGAAGACCGCGGCGGAATTGAATGATCGAAGCGCGCCGAGCGATGCGGAAATCAACGCTGCGCGATCGCCCGGTTGGTCTCCAATGTCGCTCGCGGCATTGGCGGTCACGCTTCAGATTGCCCTCATTCTGATTTCGTCGGCGCTTTGGCATCGCTCGGATGCGTGGAAAGCGGGGCATGCGCTGCATCAGGCGCTTTTCGTCGAGCGCTGGGCGAGCGATCTGGGCACGGCCATGCGAACGGCTCCTGCGGGTCTTTTGCGTGCGCTGTCGTTTTTCCTGGTCGCCGTCGAATGGGCCGTGCCGGTTCTCATTTTCATCCCCGTGGCGCGGCGAGTGACGCGCGGACTCGCGACGGGGTTGCTCGTCGTCTATGCACTGGTGCTGGGCCTCTTCTTTTCTTTTGGGCTTTATGCGTGGACGCTGCTCGCAGCGGCGACGCTTCTCGTACCGAGGGAAAGCTGGGAGCTTTTCGAGAATCGGTTTTCGCCGGCGCGTTTGCGCACGGTCATTTACGACGTGGATTGCGGCATTTGCATGTGGACGGCGCGCCTCTGCAAACGCCTCGATAAGCGGGGCTTGCTCGTATTTCAGGGCAACGACGACCTCGAAGGCCTATCGCGTCGCAAAGCGGATGGCTCGATCGATCGTGCAGACTTGCCCGCGGCGGTGACGGCGGACCTCGTGCAGACGAGCGTCGTCGTGGTCGACGCCCATGGCAAGGTGTTCACGAAGAGCGCGGCGATTGCGGAGATCGTGCGCGTAATGCCTTTTTCTTCGCCCGTGGCATTTTTGATGCGTCTTCCGGGCATCGCGCAGATCTTGGACGTTTTTTACAATGCGTTCGCGGCTCGTCGCACGCGCGTGAGCGAGCTTTGCGGACTGAATGCATGTGGCATTCCGCTGCCGGCCGACTCCGCCGAATCCGAGGAAGAGCCGGCATCGACCGAGGTTCCTTCGGCCGTGCGTGCAATGCGGTTTATTACGGGTTTCGTCAGGGAAGCGGGCGTCGTGATTCTTTTCGTCGCCGCGCTTGCGCAAATGACGAAGGAAAACCCATTGCCGTTCAAAGTGCCGCAAGGTCCGCGTCTTTTGGCGATCGTCACGTGGCCGCGTATGATCGGGCGGTGGAACGTGCTGGATGTGCCGTCGGAGGACGGCGTATTCGTGATCGATGGTCAGACACGCAAGGGAGCGAGCGTCGATCCGCTCACGGGTGTCGAACCAGCGGTGGATCCAGCGTCACTCAATGCACGAAAACTCGGTCAGCTTTGGAACGATTATTTGGGACGCGTGCGCACGCGCGAATACGAGCCCTATCAGAAGGCATTTCGCGATTACTTGATGAAAGGTGGCCCGGCGCTCGAGGGCAAACCGGCGGATGAGCAGCTCGCGGGTTTCGAGGCGTATTGGCTGCGGTATTCGATTGCGGCGCCTGGGAATGTTCCAATGCGAGCGTTGATCGGGCGAGACAAGATTTTCATGCATTCACGTGGCGGACGATTGGGGATTGATCGGCTGCCGATCATCAAGCCCGACGCGACGCGCCGGCCGGAGTGA
- a CDS encoding tryptophan 2,3-dioxygenase, which yields MRNYWDYIKTEQLLSLQGGFENDESALPNDEVVFIVVHQVYELWFKLVLRELETARNVFRQNPVPDIELANAARSLRRVVSLFEQAIPHFRVMETLTTRDYLGFRDRLIPASGFQSAQLREIEVFLGLEDNMRLPMGREGSFLKALESSDGSPSPSLARVKKRMESGPSLKTLLYEWLSRTPINGEATQESADRFAKAFIKAHEAEIKNRIELAKQNALTSEDIARLEERYRAEIKFAERFLLAEDEPELDDESRALRRRVRAAIVFLESYRELPRLTWPREVVDLVLAVEQQMLIWRQRHARMVERVIGRRTGTGGSAGVDYLDKTALQYRIFGDFWAVRTILLRKPSVPLIENEEAYGFKVED from the coding sequence ATGCGCAACTACTGGGACTACATCAAGACGGAGCAGCTCTTGTCTTTGCAGGGCGGCTTCGAAAACGACGAGAGCGCTCTACCGAACGACGAGGTCGTGTTCATTGTCGTTCATCAGGTTTACGAGCTTTGGTTCAAGCTCGTCCTCCGAGAGCTCGAGACGGCGCGAAACGTGTTCCGTCAAAATCCGGTGCCGGACATCGAGCTTGCGAATGCAGCTCGGTCACTCCGTCGCGTGGTTTCTCTGTTCGAACAAGCGATTCCGCACTTTCGCGTGATGGAGACGCTGACGACACGGGATTATCTCGGTTTTCGCGATCGTCTGATTCCGGCGAGCGGATTTCAATCGGCGCAACTTCGGGAGATCGAGGTTTTTTTAGGACTCGAAGACAACATGCGTTTGCCCATGGGTCGCGAGGGTAGTTTTCTCAAGGCGCTGGAATCTTCCGATGGTTCGCCGTCTCCATCGCTCGCTCGCGTGAAGAAGCGAATGGAGAGTGGTCCCAGTTTGAAAACTCTGCTTTACGAGTGGCTCAGTCGAACACCCATCAATGGGGAGGCGACGCAAGAGTCCGCGGATCGGTTTGCGAAAGCTTTCATTAAAGCGCACGAAGCGGAAATCAAAAACCGCATCGAGCTTGCAAAGCAAAATGCGCTGACGTCCGAAGACATTGCGAGGCTCGAAGAACGTTATCGCGCGGAAATCAAGTTTGCCGAACGATTTTTGCTGGCCGAGGACGAGCCCGAGCTCGATGACGAATCTCGGGCACTTCGGCGACGCGTACGTGCAGCCATCGTATTTTTGGAGAGTTATCGCGAATTGCCGCGGCTCACCTGGCCACGTGAAGTCGTCGATTTGGTGCTTGCGGTCGAACAACAGATGTTGATTTGGCGCCAGCGTCATGCACGCATGGTCGAACGCGTGATTGGCCGAAGGACCGGGACGGGTGGTTCGGCGGGCGTCGATTATCTCGATAAAACGGCACTGCAATACCGCATTTTTGGCGATTTCTGGGCGGTGCGTACCATTTTGCTGCGCAAACCCAGCGTGCCGCTCATCGAGAACGAAGAAGCGTACGGGTTCAAGGTCGAGGATTGA
- a CDS encoding MBOAT family protein codes for MNFISIEYAVFFAVAFVGSWSLATLRPSFGTASGRLLASWPRIIFLLAMSYGFYAAWNWRYLPLIFGSSTVDYFLARTIAKQEDPSRRKLLLAITVVLNLGFLGFFKYWNFAIENVEVVSSWLTGAPVTTSDTLRVLLPPVGISFFTFESMSYVIDVYRRDMPPHRSYFRYLLFVAFFPHLVAGPIVRPRDLLPQLEAVPVLTREDGGEGLFLIAIGLLKKVVFADQLAVHLVDRVFERPENFSALEVLAGVYAYAVQIYCDFSGYTDIAIGSALLLGVRFPPNFNAPYIATNLADFWRRWHISLSTWLRDYLYIPLGGNRGSSLLTYRNLMLTMLLGGLWHGASWTFVFWGFLHGAGLAVTRAVERRGDGKQAKKRLLPAPIGVLFTFHYVCLAWVFFRAPTFEHALRVLRQITTGTTFHPNLPPIIAILLAFALATHFTPKSVYDAARARFSMMPAPAQGLLLFVVAVVLHEAAGVNAVPFVYFQF; via the coding sequence GTGAACTTCATCAGCATCGAGTACGCGGTTTTTTTCGCGGTCGCGTTTGTCGGGTCATGGTCGCTGGCGACGCTGCGCCCTTCGTTCGGCACCGCAAGCGGACGACTGCTCGCGTCGTGGCCGCGCATCATCTTCCTCCTGGCGATGAGTTACGGCTTTTATGCCGCGTGGAACTGGCGCTATCTGCCGCTCATCTTCGGCTCGTCAACGGTCGATTACTTTCTCGCTCGTACGATCGCCAAACAAGAAGATCCTTCACGACGCAAACTTCTGCTCGCGATCACCGTCGTTCTGAACCTCGGTTTTCTGGGGTTTTTCAAGTACTGGAACTTTGCGATCGAGAATGTAGAGGTCGTCTCTTCGTGGCTGACGGGCGCCCCTGTCACGACGAGCGACACGCTACGCGTGCTGCTTCCGCCCGTCGGCATCTCGTTCTTCACGTTCGAGTCGATGAGTTACGTGATCGACGTGTACCGGCGCGACATGCCGCCGCATCGCAGCTACTTCCGGTACCTGCTCTTCGTGGCGTTCTTCCCGCATTTGGTTGCAGGTCCAATCGTTCGCCCGCGTGATTTGCTCCCGCAGCTCGAAGCAGTCCCGGTGCTCACGCGTGAGGACGGTGGCGAGGGGCTCTTCCTCATTGCGATCGGGCTCTTGAAGAAGGTCGTGTTCGCGGATCAACTCGCCGTTCACCTCGTCGATCGCGTTTTCGAGCGTCCGGAGAACTTTTCCGCGCTGGAAGTGCTTGCAGGCGTCTACGCGTACGCCGTTCAAATCTACTGCGACTTCTCGGGCTACACGGACATCGCGATCGGTTCGGCGCTGCTTCTCGGCGTGCGTTTCCCCCCGAACTTCAACGCGCCGTACATCGCGACAAACCTCGCGGACTTCTGGCGCCGCTGGCACATTTCGCTTTCGACGTGGCTCCGCGACTACCTGTACATCCCCCTCGGAGGCAACCGCGGTTCGAGCTTGCTCACGTACCGCAACTTGATGCTCACGATGCTCCTCGGAGGCCTCTGGCACGGCGCTTCGTGGACGTTCGTGTTCTGGGGCTTCTTGCATGGCGCAGGCCTCGCCGTGACGCGCGCGGTCGAGCGGCGAGGTGACGGCAAGCAGGCGAAGAAGCGTCTTTTGCCAGCGCCGATCGGCGTGCTCTTCACGTTCCACTACGTGTGCCTGGCGTGGGTATTCTTTCGAGCACCAACGTTCGAGCACGCGCTGCGCGTCCTGCGGCAAATCACGACCGGAACGACGTTCCATCCCAACTTGCCGCCTATCATCGCGATCCTACTCGCGTTTGCCTTGGCCACGCACTTCACGCCCAAGTCCGTCTACGATGCAGCTCGCGCTCGCTTCTCGATGATGCCTGCGCCGGCGCAGGGTCTGCTTCTCTTCGTCGTCGCGGTCGTTTTGCACGAAGCAGCCGGGGTGAATGCCGTGCCGTTCGTGTATTTTCAGTTCTGA
- a CDS encoding polysaccharide deacetylase family protein translates to MPVARILFYTATIGALALVARSLLIAPVPTWVTISVLAAYVTLLLLGVFFLRLQMFVDAVCHGTDDARGVALTFDDGPCPIHTPQVLDMLDRAGVKATFFVIGYKAEAHPDIVRDIVKRGHVVGSHGYAHSRAFSMLSKAAVRRDIERSLVCIETITGSRPALFRPPIGHTNPRIAKVVEELDLIVVGWSVRALDGVASADPDRVAGRVVPKLEDGAIVLLHDAAEHDDRTPASIEALPKILDAMDRKNLVGVTVTSLMEQSEA, encoded by the coding sequence GTGCCGGTTGCGCGGATCCTGTTTTACACGGCAACCATCGGCGCCCTCGCGCTCGTCGCTCGTTCGCTCCTGATCGCTCCCGTACCCACGTGGGTCACGATCTCCGTGCTCGCGGCGTACGTCACGCTGCTTCTCTTGGGCGTGTTTTTCCTGCGACTCCAAATGTTCGTCGATGCGGTTTGTCACGGAACGGATGACGCCCGCGGTGTCGCCCTCACGTTCGACGACGGACCTTGCCCCATCCACACGCCCCAAGTGCTCGACATGCTCGATCGCGCTGGCGTCAAAGCAACGTTCTTCGTCATTGGCTACAAGGCCGAGGCACACCCGGACATCGTGCGTGACATCGTGAAGCGCGGGCATGTCGTCGGCTCGCACGGATACGCGCATAGCCGAGCCTTTTCGATGCTCTCCAAAGCCGCCGTACGTCGCGACATCGAACGATCACTCGTTTGCATCGAAACGATTACCGGCTCGCGCCCGGCGCTCTTTCGGCCACCCATCGGGCACACCAACCCGCGCATTGCAAAAGTCGTGGAAGAGCTCGACTTGATCGTCGTTGGCTGGTCCGTCCGCGCACTCGACGGAGTCGCATCGGCAGATCCGGATCGCGTTGCGGGACGCGTGGTCCCGAAGCTCGAAGACGGTGCCATCGTGCTGCTTCACGACGCTGCAGAACACGATGATCGCACGCCTGCAAGCATCGAAGCTTTGCCCAAGATCCTCGACGCGATGGACCGGAAAAACCTGGTTGGCGTGACCGTCACGTCGCTGATGGAGCAATCGGAAGCGTAA
- a CDS encoding HAMP domain-containing histidine kinase yields MRPGIRLQLLIALATLLVLAFLPLFFAVASLTRASMAGVIPSAPLMRLLALYMGIFALGLLVFMYIAMTRLVVDPIEKLSRAAARVADGARRLEVPRGGARELSALGTSLSQMTERLRADEEKLRAKIDEATRYAKELEQAQARLVRSERLASVGRLAAGLAHEIGNPIAAILGLEDILLAGGLDEAEQKDFLGRMKRETERIHRILRDLLDFARPATASNEAGTVDTPGSIEQAIDTARALLGPQKAMRDVEIRLDVERDLPLVTLSEEHLVQVLLNLLLNAADAVPSAAGRIDIRASRSSKGVRVEIEDNGPGVAPEIRDRLFEPFTTTKEIGKGTGLGLAVCRGLLEGAGGTIALEEGSVGARFVFTLPIAPSAT; encoded by the coding sequence GTGCGCCCCGGCATCAGGCTCCAGCTCCTCATCGCCCTCGCCACGCTCCTCGTTCTGGCGTTCCTGCCTTTGTTCTTCGCCGTCGCAAGCCTCACGCGAGCCAGCATGGCGGGCGTCATTCCAAGCGCGCCGCTCATGCGACTGCTTGCGCTCTACATGGGCATCTTCGCGCTCGGCTTGCTCGTCTTCATGTACATCGCGATGACACGCCTCGTCGTCGATCCCATCGAAAAACTTTCGCGCGCAGCAGCCCGCGTTGCCGACGGTGCTCGGCGGCTCGAAGTGCCCCGCGGAGGCGCGCGTGAGCTGTCGGCCCTGGGCACGAGTTTGTCGCAGATGACCGAACGGCTGCGGGCCGACGAAGAAAAACTCCGCGCGAAAATCGATGAAGCCACGCGCTATGCGAAGGAGCTCGAGCAGGCCCAAGCTCGCCTCGTACGCTCCGAACGTCTCGCTTCCGTGGGACGATTGGCAGCGGGACTCGCGCACGAGATTGGCAATCCGATCGCCGCCATTTTGGGCCTGGAAGACATCTTGCTCGCCGGCGGCCTCGACGAAGCCGAACAGAAGGATTTTCTCGGGCGCATGAAGCGCGAGACCGAGCGTATCCATCGCATCTTGCGCGACTTGCTCGACTTCGCTCGTCCCGCAACAGCGTCGAACGAAGCGGGGACCGTGGATACGCCCGGATCGATCGAGCAAGCGATCGATACGGCGCGCGCATTGCTTGGACCTCAAAAGGCCATGCGCGACGTCGAGATTCGACTCGATGTGGAGCGTGACCTGCCGCTCGTGACGCTGTCCGAAGAACACCTCGTGCAAGTGCTCCTGAACTTGCTGCTCAACGCGGCAGATGCCGTGCCGTCTGCTGCGGGTCGCATCGACATTCGTGCGTCGCGTTCGTCCAAGGGCGTACGCGTGGAGATCGAAGACAACGGACCAGGCGTCGCACCTGAAATTCGTGATCGCCTGTTCGAGCCGTTCACGACGACGAAGGAAATCGGCAAGGGAACAGGGCTCGGGCTCGCGGTTTGTCGCGGGCTGCTCGAAGGTGCGGGTGGCACCATCGCCCTCGAAGAAGGCTCGGTCGGAGCACGGTTCGTGTTTACGCTTCCGATTGCTCCATCAGCGACGTGA
- a CDS encoding diguanylate cyclase: protein MAALAHSLLQLGRVTFTAIVSLALAAFVVFSTATSTPLWAEAMAGAVLFTMVAARVSRRAQAIDGTFRHDLEVGMLFVVLVYAIVTRGDGKLDGALYPLVYVCVGLVSAFARPAAAVGGVLFALGLDAALRYWGMRHGSVTRFIYAGAFMTIFASLNALVLRGEISRVRRALEARVKVEVDKLRDDARSYRLHTPANARVVVRSNEDERLVRSGVEEIHQSVLFALRLLRQAMDLHTAVLLWQNDAGTQLRVSELSTDDPNVVEGPFLAGDGIFGATITQQSTVSLSKLKPSYKLPYYVGPCPVRSVLALPVFEHDALRGVLVIDRKSDKPFDAREEELAREACRYAVRSIQNERVFVQLERAKVEQGKLYRAVEQLNAAISESEVVDAGLRSAREITSVDFAAVTLYDEARKTHEIRAVSGSDEPGLVGESFRTNSGLVSMALENKHPLPLRGEYDEKRQVVFTRNVTPPNMPSIIVLPMLVHDRPLGTLVLGSRRPRAFGDAARSMLEVLSSHVAVSLANARMMRRLEELATLDGLTGLLNKRAMLEVADQKIKAAKRFGRKLSVLVTDIDHFKKVNDTHGHDAGDVVIKGLGEILRRQRRSTDAIARFGGEEFVVICEETDARGAELLAERVRVELGKTTFHAPKVGADGQPVTIRVTCSIGVATFPEAGDTWEDLFKAADEALYVSKRSGRNRVTVYASTQRAPSSKAQHAA from the coding sequence ATGGCCGCCCTCGCGCACTCCCTGCTCCAACTTGGTCGCGTGACGTTCACCGCGATCGTGTCGCTCGCGCTCGCTGCTTTCGTGGTGTTTTCGACGGCGACGTCGACGCCGCTGTGGGCAGAAGCGATGGCCGGCGCGGTGCTCTTCACGATGGTTGCGGCGCGCGTATCGAGGCGAGCGCAGGCGATCGACGGCACGTTCAGACACGACCTCGAAGTGGGCATGCTCTTCGTCGTGCTCGTCTACGCGATCGTGACGCGTGGCGACGGCAAGCTCGACGGTGCGCTGTATCCGCTCGTGTACGTGTGCGTGGGGCTCGTGAGCGCGTTTGCGCGACCCGCAGCGGCCGTGGGCGGTGTGCTCTTCGCACTCGGCCTCGACGCAGCTCTACGTTACTGGGGCATGCGCCACGGCAGCGTCACGCGCTTCATCTACGCCGGCGCGTTCATGACCATCTTCGCGTCGCTGAATGCGCTCGTGTTGCGCGGTGAAATCAGCCGCGTACGCCGAGCACTCGAAGCACGCGTCAAGGTCGAGGTGGACAAACTGCGCGACGATGCGCGGAGTTATCGTCTCCACACGCCGGCGAATGCGCGTGTCGTTGTGCGATCCAACGAAGATGAACGACTCGTTCGTTCGGGCGTGGAAGAAATTCATCAATCGGTCCTGTTTGCGCTCAGGCTGCTCCGTCAAGCGATGGACCTGCACACGGCCGTGCTGCTTTGGCAAAACGATGCGGGCACGCAACTGCGCGTGAGTGAGCTTTCGACCGACGATCCGAACGTCGTCGAAGGCCCGTTTCTCGCGGGCGATGGAATCTTCGGCGCGACGATCACGCAGCAGTCGACGGTGTCGCTCAGCAAGCTCAAGCCCAGCTACAAGCTGCCGTATTACGTGGGCCCATGCCCCGTGCGCTCGGTCCTCGCGCTGCCGGTGTTCGAACACGACGCGCTTCGAGGCGTGCTCGTCATCGATCGCAAGTCGGACAAACCTTTCGATGCGCGTGAAGAAGAGCTTGCTAGAGAGGCTTGTCGTTACGCAGTGCGTTCGATTCAGAACGAACGCGTCTTCGTGCAGCTCGAACGAGCGAAGGTCGAGCAGGGCAAGTTGTATCGAGCCGTCGAGCAACTGAATGCGGCGATCAGCGAATCGGAGGTCGTCGATGCGGGTCTTCGCAGTGCACGCGAAATCACGAGCGTCGACTTTGCTGCGGTGACGCTTTACGACGAAGCCCGCAAGACGCACGAGATTCGCGCCGTGAGTGGTAGCGATGAGCCGGGTTTGGTGGGCGAGTCTTTCCGGACGAACTCGGGTCTCGTCTCGATGGCGCTCGAGAACAAGCATCCGCTTCCGCTGCGCGGGGAATACGACGAGAAGCGTCAGGTGGTGTTCACACGCAACGTCACGCCGCCGAACATGCCCTCGATCATCGTGCTGCCGATGCTGGTGCACGATCGACCGCTCGGTACGCTCGTGCTCGGTTCGCGTCGTCCACGCGCGTTCGGCGATGCAGCGCGCAGCATGTTGGAAGTGCTCTCGAGTCACGTGGCGGTGTCGCTCGCCAACGCTCGCATGATGCGGCGCCTCGAAGAGCTCGCGACGCTCGATGGGCTCACGGGCTTGCTCAACAAGCGAGCGATGCTCGAGGTTGCCGATCAGAAGATCAAGGCAGCCAAGCGGTTTGGTCGCAAGCTCAGCGTGCTCGTGACCGACATCGATCACTTCAAGAAGGTCAACGACACACACGGGCACGATGCAGGCGATGTCGTCATCAAGGGTCTTGGCGAGATTCTGCGTCGACAAAGGCGATCGACGGATGCGATCGCTCGATTTGGCGGCGAGGAATTCGTGGTCATTTGCGAAGAGACGGATGCGCGAGGTGCGGAGCTGCTTGCGGAGCGCGTGCGTGTCGAGCTTGGCAAGACGACATTTCATGCGCCGAAGGTGGGAGCCGATGGTCAGCCGGTGACGATTCGCGTGACGTGTTCGATTGGTGTCGCGACGTTTCCCGAAGCTGGGGACACGTGGGAAGATTTGTTCAAGGCAGCGGATGAAGCGCTCTATGTGTCGAAGCGCTCGGGCCGAAATCGAGTCACGGTGTACGCATCGACGCAGCGCGCTCCGAGCTCGAAGGCGCAGCATGCGGCGTGA
- a CDS encoding cyclic nucleotide-binding domain-containing protein: protein MTSTLLFPSESLTIDEAAELAAEGALLSRIGVDDVRRVVPYLERARARPHAVLAQEGSEDRGVFMILSGTARLCRSGVDLGSIGKGSHFGTLGRWMSPRARASVIAESPIELAWLRPERYEQLCHDDPMLALRVAESLAEAIQGELTVMTDNVGLLLRERTLPRHVFVDVTVGNAWQRVRTGTPLASLLPAEIGGDRVVAALVNNKAVALAMPVLSDAHIEPLLASHWEGKRVYRSSLGLLLLEAARRVDPRATVRLGPSIGFGQPVEVMGANGLPVTTWVERVEGMMRELVATNFALRQELWTVDEARSHFAEHGARDLVALLRTWRAGHVQLVRAGESVALYMGPLLPHAGHIEHAPFRLVVDRDGICLRYGDEAQVEAEGGSAPSSNRSAEYLRPAGLHLGVRTDEPWLTTLGITSVGAFNDACVRGKTPEIIRVSEGLHEKRIGRIADAICDNGKIRAICVAGPSSSGKTTFIKRLDVQLLVSGLRPVGLSLDDYYVDREKTRRDTNGDYDFEALEALDLDMLDRDLRRIFAGETVKTARYDFVTGKSIPGGGPEVALRGSDVLVIEGIHGLNPRLLDSILERERIFRVFIQPMTALPFDNMNRINVSDMRLLRRIVRDRHTRGYNAASNILRWPSVRAGEKNHIFPFLAQADAIFDSSLVYELSVIKVFADRYLLEVPQEHPSFATAYRLRQLIDKFVTIYPDHVPPTSILREFIGESGFEY from the coding sequence ATGACGTCGACACTGCTTTTTCCATCCGAGTCACTGACCATCGACGAGGCCGCGGAGCTCGCAGCAGAGGGCGCGCTGCTGTCGCGCATCGGCGTGGATGACGTGCGCCGAGTCGTTCCGTACTTGGAACGGGCTCGCGCTCGACCGCACGCGGTGCTCGCACAAGAAGGATCCGAGGATCGCGGCGTCTTCATGATCCTTTCCGGCACGGCTCGCTTGTGCCGCAGCGGCGTCGATCTTGGAAGCATCGGAAAAGGCAGTCACTTCGGCACGCTCGGTCGGTGGATGAGCCCGCGCGCTCGTGCATCGGTCATCGCGGAATCGCCCATCGAGCTCGCGTGGCTGCGACCGGAGCGATACGAGCAACTGTGTCACGACGACCCGATGCTGGCGCTTCGCGTCGCCGAGTCGCTTGCGGAAGCGATTCAGGGCGAGCTCACGGTGATGACGGACAACGTGGGGCTGCTTCTTCGCGAGCGCACGCTGCCGCGTCATGTCTTCGTCGACGTCACGGTGGGCAACGCATGGCAGCGCGTGCGCACGGGCACGCCACTGGCGTCGCTCTTGCCGGCGGAAATTGGGGGCGATCGCGTCGTCGCGGCGCTGGTGAACAACAAGGCGGTGGCGCTCGCGATGCCCGTGCTTTCGGACGCGCACATCGAGCCGCTCTTGGCATCGCATTGGGAAGGCAAGCGCGTGTACCGCTCGAGTCTCGGCCTCTTGCTGCTCGAAGCTGCGCGTCGTGTCGATCCCAGGGCGACCGTTCGTCTCGGTCCATCGATTGGATTTGGTCAACCGGTGGAAGTGATGGGTGCGAACGGTTTGCCTGTGACGACGTGGGTCGAGCGGGTCGAGGGGATGATGCGCGAGCTCGTCGCGACAAACTTTGCGCTCCGGCAGGAGCTGTGGACGGTGGACGAAGCGCGGAGTCATTTTGCGGAGCATGGTGCGCGGGACTTGGTAGCGCTTTTGCGCACGTGGCGAGCGGGGCACGTGCAACTGGTGCGAGCAGGGGAAAGCGTGGCGCTGTACATGGGGCCGCTTCTTCCGCACGCGGGGCATATCGAGCACGCACCTTTCCGGTTGGTGGTCGACCGCGATGGCATATGTCTGCGGTATGGAGATGAAGCGCAGGTCGAGGCCGAAGGAGGCTCGGCGCCGTCGTCGAACCGATCTGCCGAATATTTGAGGCCGGCGGGGTTGCATTTGGGTGTTCGTACGGACGAACCATGGCTGACGACGCTGGGTATTACGAGTGTCGGGGCATTCAACGATGCATGTGTGCGTGGAAAAACACCGGAGATCATTCGAGTCAGTGAAGGTTTACATGAAAAACGGATTGGCCGTATTGCCGACGCGATTTGCGATAATGGCAAAATCCGCGCCATTTGCGTAGCAGGTCCGTCATCGTCCGGAAAAACGACGTTCATCAAAAGGCTCGACGTCCAATTGCTCGTCAGTGGTCTTCGCCCCGTGGGTTTGTCATTGGACGACTATTACGTCGACCGGGAAAAGACCAGGCGCGACACGAACGGCGATTATGATTTCGAGGCGCTCGAAGCGCTCGATCTCGACATGCTCGACCGCGACTTGCGGCGTATTTTTGCCGGTGAAACCGTGAAGACGGCGCGGTACGATTTCGTGACGGGCAAGAGCATTCCGGGCGGAGGTCCCGAGGTAGCGCTCCGCGGTTCGGATGTATTGGTCATCGAGGGCATTCATGGATTGAATCCGCGGCTGCTCGATTCGATCCTCGAGCGCGAGCGAATCTTTCGCGTATTCATTCAACCCATGACGGCATTGCCGTTCGATAACATGAACCGAATCAACGTATCCGACATGCGGCTTTTGCGTCGCATCGTGCGTGATAGGCATACGCGCGGCTACAATGCAGCGTCCAACATTCTGCGCTGGCCATCGGTACGCGCGGGAGAAAAAAATCACATTTTCCCGTTCCTTGCCCAGGCAGATGCCATCTTCGATTCGTCGCTCGTCTACGAGCTCAGTGTCATCAAAGTTTTTGCCGATCGGTATTTGCTCGAAGTGCCCCAGGAGCATCCGTCGTTCGCTACGGCATATCGATTACGACAACTCATCGATAAATTCGTGACCATTTATCCAGATCACGTTCCGCCAACGTCCATTTTGCGGGAATTCATTGGGGAGAGCGGCTTCGAGTATTGA